CTCCATAAAATGCCAATCGCTAAAACGACGAGAATGCCGCTCAGAACCGAAGCCGCCGAACGGTCATAGCGACCGGAGAGTTGTACGAAAATTGCAGATGAAAACGTTTCATAGCGTAGTAAGGCTACCGTGCCGTATTCTGCCAGAATATCCAACGCCACCAACAATGCACCAGCGGTCAAGCCGGGGCGCAGCGCAGGCAAAGTCACTTGAAATAAAGTCTGCAAGGGCGTGCGACCAAAAACACGAGAGGCTTCTTCGAGTGAGGCATGCAGTGTGCGGAAGGCGGCTCCGCTTAAGAGGTAAACATACGGGAACATGAACAAGGTTAGGATGAACGCCGCGCCGCCGAATCCCAACGGACTGGGCGTGAACACGGGCTGACTGAACATATCTTCCAATAATTTCGGTATCACCCCGCCGCGTGGACGTAACAACGCTAAATGCACAATACCGCCGATATAAGCTGGAATCGCCAGCGGCATGGCTAACATCCAGCGGAAGATTTTTGCCCCGGGCAGGTCGGTTCGCTCGGTGAGGAACGCCATCGTCACGCCGGTCAGCATTGCGCCTGCCGTCACTGCCAGCACAAGCCCCAGGGTGTTGGCGAATAACTTCCAAATGCGTTCCTGAAACAACCGGGTCCACGCTTCGGGTTCGGCAGAGATGGCGCGGACGAAAATATAAATGAGCGGTACTGCCACAAATAAAGCCACCAAGCCCGCAGCGAATGCAAGCCGCGGGCTGATCTTCGAACGTATTTTTTGGTAGGTAATGTTTGTGCGGGTGAGTTCCATTGTGCGTTAGCGCACCATTGTAGCAGGGAAACTTGAGAAGATAAACAAGTTTAAACCACAGATAAACACAGATGAAAAGGATTTATCAAGAAATCAGCGTTTATCCGTGTTTATCTGTGGTGAATAAATTCTTTAAGGCAAGCCTACGCGTTCGATCAGATCGAACATCGCATCGAAATTCGCGGCGGCTTTCACCACATCCACTTCGGCGAGACGGAAACCATCGAGCGGCTGCACGCCTTCTTTGATCGCCACACCTGCGAGCAAGGGATATTCATAATTCTGCTCGGCAAACAACTTCTGTCCTTCTTCCGAAACGAGGAAATCTAAAAAGGCTTGCGCAGCAGCGGGGTTCGAAGCGCCGTTTACAACCGCGGCGGCGGTGGCATTGGTGAACAAACCGACCTGTCCTTCGCCCTGGTCGGGGTAAACCACGCCCACATTGCTGCCTTCTGCCAATTGCAAATAATAGTAATAGTGATTGACCAAACCGATCTTGAACTCACCGGCGCCAACTGCTTTGCGCACATCAGTATGACCGCCGAAGAAGGTCACTTCGTTTGCGATCAAACCATTGAGCCATTCTTCGGTCGCTTCGTCACCGAGCAATTGCTGCATGGCAGCGACCTGTGCCTGCATACCGCCGTTGGTCGAGCCTGCAGCGGCGACCTGACCCTGCCATTTGGAGTCGGTCAAATCGAAGATCGAGGCGGGGGCTTCATCCTCAGCCACCAAGTCTTTGTTATACATGATCACACGCACGCGGCGGGTCAAGCCCGTCCACGCATTGCCTTCGCCAACAAATTCAGCAGGGATGTTCTCCACACCTGCGGGCGCATACGATTGAAAGACACCCTCGGCAGTCAGCGACTGCACAGTGAGCAACTCGGTGGTGATGAATACATCGGCTTGCGGGTTGGCTTTCTCTTCGATGAGCGCATTCGCCAATTCGCTATTGCTGCCCGCCTTGAGCAAAATATTCACGTTCGGATACTTCGCCTTGAACGCATCGATGACCGGCTGGATGAGCGGTTCGGAACGACCCGAATAAATGACCAGATCGCCGGATACTTCCGCTTCACCGCTGACCTCGGTGCTGGGTGCTGCTTCGGTGGCTTGCTCTTCGCTGACAGTATCCGTCGCTGCGCCGCCACATGCGTTGACCAATAAAGTCATCAGAAATAACAGGGGTAAAAGTTTCTTGCTGGTTTGCATCGTACTGCGATCTCCTTAATATGAAGTGGGCGGATAAATAAGATAATTTTTATCTGCCTTGAAACGGGCGTAGTATAATGACCGCGATCTGAATAATCTAGATATTTGTATTAAATTTTATCTATATCGGGTTGTGAAAGATTTTCAACCTGATTGAAGATTCTGGAGCGCGATTTACCGTATGACCGCCAGCCTTGCCATGCAGCGTTATGCTGCCGAAATTTATAGATTGCAACAAGATCATGAACAGGTTCCGCTTTCGCTTTTAACCTCTCATGTTGAGTCATCTGCGCAGGCGATCGCCAGCATGGTCAAACGTTTGCAAAGACTTGGCTATCTTGTTCATGAGCCGTATCGTGGTGTGCGCCTGACCGAATCAGGTGAGAAGATCGCCATGCCATCCCTGCGCCGACATCGGCTTACTGAAGTCTTTCTCGTCAAAGTGATGAAATACGATTGGGCAGCTGCGCACGAACTTTCTGACACCTTCGAGAAGGGTATCAATGATGAACTCGAAGATCGCATGGATGAACTCGCTGGGTATCCCACACGCTGCCCGCACGGCGAGCCGATTCCATCCAAAGACGGCGTTATGCCAGTGGTCAACGATGTACCGCTCATTGAAGTGCCATCGGGTTCCGATTGTGTCATCAGCCGTGTGCGCACACATGATCTGGAGAAATTGACTTATATTGGCGAATTGGGACTCGTTCCCGATAAACCCTTCCACCTGTTGAGTTGCGCCCCATTCAAAGGTCCATTAAGGCTGCAAATGAAGCCGCAAGGCCACCTGATCGGCTACGAACTCGCGGCATCCCTCTGGGTGGAAGTGACCAGACTGGGCGAGGGGAATACCCCTATCGTAAAACCAGCAAAATAATCTCTGCCATTACTGGAAACTTGCTCAATTCCGTGTTAGACTGAAAGTGCTTTCACACGGCTTTCACTTCATCATGCCAAAGACCAAGAAAAAACCCACAATCTACGATGTTGCCGCACTTTCGGGCGTGAGCATCTCCACCATTTCCCGTGTACTGAACGCGCCCGATAAAGTAAATCCCGAAACCCGCACACGGGTAATCGATGCGATCGATCTCCTCGGTTTTGTCCCAAAGGCGGAAGCGCGCGCGCGGGCGTTGAAGTATTCGAACCGGGTTGGCGTCATCACTCCGTTCTTTACGGCACCCTCGTTTGTGCAGCGCTTGCGCGGCGCGGCAGGGACTTTGTCTCGCGAGAATTATGAGTTGGTGATCTACCCTGTAGATTCGGTGGAACATCTCCAAGGATATATCTCCTCCATCCCGATCATGGGCAACCTGGATGGGTTGATCATCATGTCGCTGGCCATCGAGGATAAAGATGTACGACGGCTGATCGAAAACGGAATGCAAACGGTGCTGATCGAATTCTCCCATGACGAATTAAACAGCATTGTCATCAATGACGAGCAGGGTGGGAGGATGGTGGCGGAGTATCTGATCAAGAAAGGACACAAGTCATTCGGCTTTCTTGGAGATATCGAACCGCCTGAGCGGTATGCCATTCATCCAGTTAAGTCCCGACTGGAAGGTTTCAAAAAAACATTGGAAGAAGCCGGGATCCCACTGCCAAAAAAGAACATCAAGCAGGCGCTTTATTCGCATGAGAACTCGCGGCAGGCGGCGTACGAACTCCTAAGCATGAGCGGCCGTCCGACCGCATTATTTGCTGCGTCGGATATACAGGCGTTGAGTGTAATGAAGGTCGCGCGCCAGTTGAATCTCCGCATCCCCGATGACCTGGCAATCATCGGTTTCGATGATATCGATATGGCGGATTATGTGGACCTGACGACCATTCGCCAGCATCTCGATGAATCGGGGCGACTCTCTGCAGAAATGGCATTGATGCGTACAGGCGGGCATAATCGGGCATTGCAGCATATTAATCTTCCCTTGAATCTCATTGAGCGTGCAACCGCGTAGCTATTTATTGGGGGAGTTCGATTTGTGCGTTTCTTCTCAAAAAAATTAGACTTCATAAATTGCTTATTGACTTAATAAATGGATGTGCTATACTTATTGGTGAAAGTGCTTTCATAAAAACTCTTTCAATTGATAGCACCATCGGATCATTCCCTTGCTGAAGGAGGTGCCCCGGATATTGATCACCATTCCCCCAAACCTGACAACCAAATTACCATCCATTTCCAATCTTTTTCAAGGAGAGAAGAATGAAAAAAGTTTTATGGCAAGTCCTCGCTTTGACGCTGGCTGCCTCCCTGCTTCTTGCGGCATGCGGAACCCCCGCTCCAACTGAAGTTCCCGCGACCGAAGTTGACTTTCCGTACCCGGCGGGGGGCGCTTTGGAAGAAGCCCTCAAGGGAAGCTATTCGGGCACGACCGTCACCGTTGATGGAGCCTTCGAAGGCAACGATCCCGATGGTGTGAAATTCGCCGAGAGTGTAAAGGCGTTTGAAGAAGCGACCGGCATCACGGTCAACTACATTGGCAACAAGGAATTCGAAGCCACCATTTCTGTCCGTGTCGATGCTGGCGATGCTCCCGACATTGTAGACTTCCCGCAGCCCGGTAAAGCCGCACAATTTGTTGCTGGTGGCGATATAGTTCCCGTCAGCGAATATCTCTCGGATGAGTGGCTTACCCAGCAGTACAACCAGAGCTGGCGCGACATGGTCACCTTCGACGGCGCTGAAATGGGTATTTTCCACCGCTTCAACGGCAAGAGCCTGGTCTGGTATCCCAAGAAGGCGTGGGATGCGGCTGGTTATGAGATCCCCGAAACCTGGGAAGAGTTGATGGCGTTGAACCAACAGATCGCCGACGACGGCGATACCCCATGGTGTATCGGCGTTGAATCCGGCGCCGCCACCGGTTGGGCTGCCACCGACTGGACCGAAGAGATGATGTTGCGCACCACGTCCCTGGAAAATTACGATGCATGGGTCGCTGGTGAACTGTCCTTCGATTCCCCCGAGGTGAAGAAAGCCATCGAAACCTGGAGCGAACTCTGGTTCAATGATGCTTATGTTTACGGCGGCAGATCCTCCATTGTCACAACCTTCTTTGGCGATTCTCCCGCGCCGATGTTCGAAGATCCTCCGCAATGCTGGATGCACAAGCAGGGCAACTTCATCACCGGTTTCTTCCCTGAAGGCACTGTGGCAGGCGAGGATTATGGCTTCTTCTACTTCCCGCCCGTGGACCCCGCTTATGGGAAACCGTTCCTCGTGGCAGGCGACTCTATGTACATGTTCAACGACCGCCCCGAAGTTCGCGCGCTGATGGAATACTTCACCGTGCCTGAGTCGGCAAGCGGCTGGCTCCAGGGCGGCGGCGCATTGGCTGCTCACCAGACCGTCACACCCGATATGTACGGTGTCGAACTGGAAAAGGGCATCGCCGAACTTGTAGCGCAGGCGACCAGTTTCCGCTTCGATGGCTCTGACCTCATGCCCGGCGAAGTTGGTGCCGGTTCCTTCTGGGAGCACATTTCCAGCTACGTGGCGGGTTCCGAAGATCTTGATACCGCCATGAAGGCGATCGATGCAACCTGGCCGAAATAATAAAGTGAAGTAGTAAAATGCTGGGGTGGGAGGTCCAACAACCTTCCACCCCCATTTTTATCCTTCTTCTTATTTAGCTAAAGGAGATGACCATGGAATCACCGAACAACAAAGTAGCAGGGGATCAATCGTTTGTTGCGGGGATACTTGCCCTAATCGGACGTGTTTTATTGGCAGTAAGCATCCCGTTGATTTCATTTTATGTTCTCTATCTCGGATTCCTTTTCCTGCGGGACAGTAATGCCCCGCGCGAGATCATCGTCCTGATTGCCATCATATGGGGTGTTGGCGGCGTAGGCATTTTGTATTGGGTCTTCAACTGGCTTGTAGAAAAGCTTCCCGACCAATGGAAGGGAAGACTGCTTCCTTTTGTGTTCGTGGGACCCGCCATCGCCATCCTTTCCTGGTACCTGGCAATTCCGACCCTGCGCACATTTTATCTCAGCCTGTTCGGACGCGACGGCCCGCCGGAGGGGTTGAGTTTCATCCAGCAGATCTCCAGTGCTGCTTTCGTTGGCTTCGGCAATTATGCTTCCGTCTTCACCCAGGATTTGATGGTCGAAGCCTTCCGTAACAACCTGATGTGGATCATCTTCGGAAGCACATTCTCGGTCATCTTCGGACTTCTGATTGCGGTGCTTGCCGACCGCAGCAGTTTCGAGAAACTGGCAAAGTCGCTCATTTTTTTGCCGATGGCGATCTCATTCGTGGGCGCAGGAATTATCTGGAATTTCATCTACGAATACAGACCCGAAGGTCAGACACAAATCGGTTTATTGAATTCCATTGTCACCAGCCTTGGCGGAACTCCCGAGGCGTGGCCGCAATGGGTGGCCATATCGCCCTGGAACAACCTATTCCTAATCGTGATCGTGGTCTGGCTGCAGGCAGGTTTTTCAATGGTGCTTTTCTCCGCGGCGCTCAAGGGCATACCGGAGGAGCTGCTGGAAGCTGGACGCATCGACGGCGCAAATGAATTTCAGATCTTCTTTCGCATCATGATGCCTTACATTCAGGGCACCCTCATCTCGGTCTGGACCACGATTATCATCTTTACCCTCAAAATATTCGACGTTGTCTGGGTAATGACGGGAGGGCAATTCGGCACGCACGTCATTGCCACGCAGTTCTACCGCCAGTCATTCACAAACCGCAATTCGGGATTTGGCTCGGCGATCGCCATTGTGCTTCTCATCGCCGTGATCCCGGTCATGATCTACAACTTGAAACGCTTCAGGGAACAGGAGGCATTCTAAGATGAGCAGCGGAAAAAATCAAAAGCGGCTTGGCAAATGGCTGGTCAATCTCACGCTTCTCCTCCTTGTTCTGATCTGGACCATCCCAACACTTGGCATTTTCATTTCGTCCTTTCGCAACAGGGATAAGATCGCCACAACAGGCTGGTGGAACGTTTTTCCACATCGTGAATGGCGGCCGGTCAGCGAATTGGACCCGAAGGCGCTAGGTCTCAATCCTGATGAAGTCATGGAGATCGAAGGCGTCTCCGGCACATTCGATCAATTCCGTAAAGGCATTGAAACCCCGGATGGCAAACGAGTAGCCTGGATTGGCAATAAGCGGCTTGGAAAGGTCGAAGTGCAGGAAAATGCATGGACGATAGATTGGGATTTTTCCCTCGATAATTACGAACAGGTCCTTGGCGGGCAGGATTTCGAATTCAGACGGCCGGATGGCTCGGTGGAAGTGGTCCCCGGTGACAACATGGTCAATGCCTTCCTTAATAGCCTGGCAGTGGCGATTCCATCCACGGTCATCCCGATCTTGATCGCCGCATTTGCGGCCTATGCCTTTGCATGGATGAAATTCCCTGGTCGCCGCAGCATGTTCATCATGGTCGTTGCTCTTCTGGTTGTGCCTCTCCAGATCGCCCTGGTGCCGATCCTGCGCGACTATAGGGCATTGAACCTCAATGGAACCTTTCTTGCGATCTGGCTTGCGCATACCGGGTTCGGTCTGGCGCTGGCAACGTATCTGCTTTACAACTACATCAGCTCATTGCCGCGCGATATTTTGGAATCGGCGTTCATTGACGGCGCCTCCCATTTCACGGTGTTCACAACGCTCGTATTACCCCTCTCCGTACCCGCGCTTGCCTCCTTTGCCATCTTCCAGTTCCTATGGGTCTGGAACGATTACCTCGTGGCGTTGATCTTTCTGGGTGGCAACCCCGAATTCGAACTTGTGACCCAGCGTATGGCCGCCATCGTCGGGGCACGCGGCCAGGATTGGCACCTGCTGACGGCTGGCGCGTTCGTGTCCATGATCCTGCCGCTCACTGTCTTCTTCACCTTGCAGCGGTTCTTCGTGCGCGGATTGTTGGCGGGCTCAGTCAAAGGTTAATCTGGAGACAAGTGGACTGGGCAGACCAGTCCACTTTTTTTATCATGAGAATATTGAATTTTCCAAAAGATTTTCTTTGGGGCGCGGCCGCCTCGGCATACCAGATCGAAGGCGCATACAATGCGGACGGTAAAGGCGAGAGTATTTGGGACCGTTTTACCCGTTGGGAGGCGCACATTCTTAACGGCGATAATGGCGACGTGGCTTGTGATCATTACCGCCGTTACAAGGAGGATGTGGCGATCATCAAGTCGCTGGGCATTCCTTGTTATGGATTCACCATCGCCTGGGCACGCATCCTGCCGCAGGGACGCGGGACGGTCAACAAAAAGGGACTGGACTTTTACTCCCGCCTCGTGGATGAACTTCTGAATGCAGGCATACTACCCAAGGGCACGCTCTTTCATTGGGATCTTCCCCAGGCGCTTCAAGACCTGGGTGGATGGACCTCGCGCGATACGGCCGACTATTTCGCCGACTATGCCCGCATCGTCTTCGACCATCTGGCAGACCGGGTAAAACTTTGGGCAACCCACAACGAGCCATGGGTCGCCGCCTTTTTGGGTCATGCTCAAGGATTGCACGCGCCCGGGATTTGCGATTACTCGCAAGCATATCAAGCCGCGCATCATTTATTGCTTTCGCACGGCAAAGCCGTGCAAGTCTACCGGCAGGGCGGGCATGATGGAAAGATCGGATTCATCCTTAATTTGAACGGGTTGATTCCCGCCTCCGACAGCAAAGAGGATGTGGCGGCGACGCAGCGCGTCCATGACGAGACCCATGCATTGTTTCTCGATCCCGTTTTCAAAGGAACGTATCCGCAGGCGTTGTTCGACTACATTGGCGTCCACCAGCCGAAGGTTCACGCGAACGATCTGGATATCATTCATCAGCCGATCGATTTTTTCGGTCTCAATCACTATAATACCGACCTTGTTTCGTTCGACCTTTTCGGCGGATTGAACAAAGCCCGCCTTACGCCGTATTCAGCCGCCGGTTGGGGACGAACGGAAATGAATTGGGGCATCCACCCGATGGGGTTGAAGAACGAAGTCATGTATCTCAAGGAGAATTACGGCAACCCCGTCCTTTATCTTACGGAAAACGGCTGTGCCATGCCGGATGCTCCGAACCCGGAAGGTTTTGTAGAAGACTGGGACCGCATCCGGTTCCTGCAGGCACACCTGCAAGCCCTGCATGAAGCAATTCAGGAAGGGGCGAATGTGCATGGATATTTCGTCTGGAGCATTTTCGACAACTTCGAATGGGAGCGCGGCTACAGCAAACGCTTCGGTCTGGTGCGTGTGGATTTCGAAACCCTGAAACGTACTCCCAAGCAAAGCGCGTATTGGTTCGGGGAAGTCATCAGACAAAATTCCATTACGGTCTAATCAATTTCACTTATGCTGCCGTCCTCGGCGGCGAGGATGCCGTCTGGAGCAATGACACTAAATTTATGACCAACAACCTTTGGTACAAGAACGCAGTTTTTTATGAAATTTCCGTCCGTGCATTCAAAGACAGTAACGGCGACGGGCGCGGCGACCTGCGCGGGCTGACGCAGAAGCTCGATTATCTGCAAACCCTCGGTGTGGATTGTATCTGGATCATGCCCATCTACCCTTCGCCTTTGCGCGATGACGGCTATGATATCGCGGACTATTACAGCGTGGACCCGGCCTACGGATCGCTGGACGATCTCAAAGTCCTGATCGAGGCGGCGCATCAACGCAATATCCGCCTCATCATGGACCTTGTCCTGAATCACACCTCCGACGCCCATCCCTGGTTCCAAGCCGCGCGCTCCGACAGGAACTCGCCCTATCGCGATTATTACGTGTGGAGCGACACGAACGAAAAATATAAAGATGCGCGCATCATCTTTGTGGATACCGAAACATCGAACTGGACGTGGGACGCACAAGCCGGTCAATATTTCTGGCATCGTTTTTATTCCACCCAGCCGGACTTGAACTTTGACAATCCCAAAGTGCGGGACGAAATGCTCAACGTGGCGCGCTTCTGGCTGGATATGGGAATCGACGGCTTCCGCGCCGATGCGGTTCCGTATCTCTTCGAGCGCGAAGGGACCAATTGTGAGAACCTGCCCGAAACTCACGTGTACTTGAAAACATTACGCGCCTTCATGAACGAGCATTATCCCGGGCGGATTCTGCTTTGCGAAGCGAATCAATGGCCTGAAGATGTGCGTCCCTACTTCGGCAACGGCGATGAATTCCACATGGGCTTTCACTTCCCGATCATGCCGCGTATTTACATGGCGATCAAAAAGGGACTTTACGAAGATATGGCGCAGATCATGCGCCGCACGCCTTCCATTCCCGAAAATTGTCAGTGGTGCACCTTCCTGCGCAACCACGATGAATTGACTTTAGAAATGGTCACCGAAGAAGAACGTCAGTGGATGTGGAAGGAATATGCGCCCGAGCCGCGCATGAAACTCAACCTTGGCATTCGCCGCCGACTCGCGCCATTGCTCGATAACGACCGCCGCAAGATCGAACTGGCGAACTCATTATTATTCACCCTGCCCGGCGCGCCCATCATCTATTACGGCGATGAGATCGGCATGGGCGACAACCTCGATCTGCCGGACCGCAACGGGGTCCGCACGCCGATGCAATGGAATGATTCACTTAATGCGGGTTTCACGCTTGCCGAACCGTTTACCGAGCCGGTGCGCGGATCGATGGGATACGAACTTATCAACGTTGCCAGCCAGTTGAAGGATCCGAACTCGCTGTTCCATACCCTGCAAAAGATGATCTCCCTGCGAAAAAAACACGCCGCATTTGGCGGCAGTGAAATGCAATGGGTGGAGACGGGCAATCCGGCGGTTGCTGTGTATGTGCGCGAACATGGCGGGGATGTGATGCTTATTTTCAATAACCTGAGCGGCTCGAATCAATGCGTGGACATCCCATTGGATTTTCGAATGCCCTGTATCGACCTGTTCACGGGCCGTTCACAATCCCTGACCGAAACCCTTGAGATCGCGCCTTATGCCTACCATTGGATGCAGATGCAGCGATGAAGAACGATCATGGTCCTCTCTACGGCGCCATCGAAGGCGGCGGCACGAAGTTTATCTGCGCGGTCGGCGCGGCGCCGAAAAATATCCGGGCTGAGGCTAGGTTTGAAACGACCACGCCTGAAGAAACCATGGCGCAGGTGGTCGACTTCTTCAAACAACAGGAGGAGATTATGGGCAAGCTCTCCGCCATTGGGTTTGCCTGCTTCGGACCGCTCGACCCGGATCCGGCTTCACACACATTCGGTTTTATTCTGCCAACGCCCAAACCCGGCTGGTCGAACGCAAATGTCGTCGGCATGCTGCGCGACTCGTTCGATGTTCCCGTCGCACTCGATACCGATGTGAACGGCGCCGCCCTGGGCGAGTGGCGCTGGGGTGCTGCGCAGGGACTGAAAACCTTTATTTATCTCACCGTGGGCACGGGCATCGGCGGAGGCGCATATGTGGAGGGGAACCTCCTGCATGGATTGATCCACCCGGAGATGGGCCATGTAATCGTCCGGCACGATACGGAAAGGGATCCTTTCAAGGGAGCCTGCCCGTTCCATGCCGATTGTTTCGAGGGGCTTGCGTCGGGCGTTGCCATCGAAAAGCGCTGGGGCAAACGCGGCTCTTTGCTCCCGGCAGATCACCCGGTATGGGACCTCGAAGCCGATTACATTGCGCAGGCGCTCAGCAATTATGTGATGACCCTCTCGCCTCAGCGCATCATTATCGGCGGAGGAGTCGGCTCGCTGGAGCATCTCCTGCCAAAGGTCCAGGAAAAGACGCGCAGCTACATCAACGGGTATGTTCAATCTCCCGTTATCCTTGAAAATATCGAAACCTATATCGTCCATCCCGGCTTGGGGAACCGTTCGGGTATACTTGGCGCGTTTGCCCTGGCTGAAGAAGCGTTACAATAAATTCAATGAATCAATCCAAACTCCTCGAACGTAACTCTCATAAACTATTGAGATCAATTCTTCCGCGAGTG
This portion of the Anaerolineales bacterium genome encodes:
- a CDS encoding LacI family DNA-binding transcriptional regulator, with the translated sequence MPKTKKKPTIYDVAALSGVSISTISRVLNAPDKVNPETRTRVIDAIDLLGFVPKAEARARALKYSNRVGVITPFFTAPSFVQRLRGAAGTLSRENYELVIYPVDSVEHLQGYISSIPIMGNLDGLIIMSLAIEDKDVRRLIENGMQTVLIEFSHDELNSIVINDEQGGRMVAEYLIKKGHKSFGFLGDIEPPERYAIHPVKSRLEGFKKTLEEAGIPLPKKNIKQALYSHENSRQAAYELLSMSGRPTALFAASDIQALSVMKVARQLNLRIPDDLAIIGFDDIDMADYVDLTTIRQHLDESGRLSAEMALMRTGGHNRALQHINLPLNLIERATA
- a CDS encoding metal-dependent transcriptional regulator is translated as MTASLAMQRYAAEIYRLQQDHEQVPLSLLTSHVESSAQAIASMVKRLQRLGYLVHEPYRGVRLTESGEKIAMPSLRRHRLTEVFLVKVMKYDWAAAHELSDTFEKGINDELEDRMDELAGYPTRCPHGEPIPSKDGVMPVVNDVPLIEVPSGSDCVISRVRTHDLEKLTYIGELGLVPDKPFHLLSCAPFKGPLRLQMKPQGHLIGYELAASLWVEVTRLGEGNTPIVKPAK
- a CDS encoding ROK family protein, whose protein sequence is MKNDHGPLYGAIEGGGTKFICAVGAAPKNIRAEARFETTTPEETMAQVVDFFKQQEEIMGKLSAIGFACFGPLDPDPASHTFGFILPTPKPGWSNANVVGMLRDSFDVPVALDTDVNGAALGEWRWGAAQGLKTFIYLTVGTGIGGGAYVEGNLLHGLIHPEMGHVIVRHDTERDPFKGACPFHADCFEGLASGVAIEKRWGKRGSLLPADHPVWDLEADYIAQALSNYVMTLSPQRIIIGGGVGSLEHLLPKVQEKTRSYINGYVQSPVILENIETYIVHPGLGNRSGILGAFALAEEALQ
- a CDS encoding extracellular solute-binding protein; amino-acid sequence: MQTSKKLLPLLFLMTLLVNACGGAATDTVSEEQATEAAPSTEVSGEAEVSGDLVIYSGRSEPLIQPVIDAFKAKYPNVNILLKAGSNSELANALIEEKANPQADVFITTELLTVQSLTAEGVFQSYAPAGVENIPAEFVGEGNAWTGLTRRVRVIMYNKDLVAEDEAPASIFDLTDSKWQGQVAAAGSTNGGMQAQVAAMQQLLGDEATEEWLNGLIANEVTFFGGHTDVRKAVGAGEFKIGLVNHYYYYLQLAEGSNVGVVYPDQGEGQVGLFTNATAAAVVNGASNPAAAQAFLDFLVSEEGQKLFAEQNYEYPLLAGVAIKEGVQPLDGFRLAEVDVVKAAANFDAMFDLIERVGLP
- a CDS encoding sugar ABC transporter permease, whose protein sequence is MESPNNKVAGDQSFVAGILALIGRVLLAVSIPLISFYVLYLGFLFLRDSNAPREIIVLIAIIWGVGGVGILYWVFNWLVEKLPDQWKGRLLPFVFVGPAIAILSWYLAIPTLRTFYLSLFGRDGPPEGLSFIQQISSAAFVGFGNYASVFTQDLMVEAFRNNLMWIIFGSTFSVIFGLLIAVLADRSSFEKLAKSLIFLPMAISFVGAGIIWNFIYEYRPEGQTQIGLLNSIVTSLGGTPEAWPQWVAISPWNNLFLIVIVVWLQAGFSMVLFSAALKGIPEELLEAGRIDGANEFQIFFRIMMPYIQGTLISVWTTIIIFTLKIFDVVWVMTGGQFGTHVIATQFYRQSFTNRNSGFGSAIAIVLLIAVIPVMIYNLKRFREQEAF
- a CDS encoding carbohydrate ABC transporter permease; amino-acid sequence: MSSGKNQKRLGKWLVNLTLLLLVLIWTIPTLGIFISSFRNRDKIATTGWWNVFPHREWRPVSELDPKALGLNPDEVMEIEGVSGTFDQFRKGIETPDGKRVAWIGNKRLGKVEVQENAWTIDWDFSLDNYEQVLGGQDFEFRRPDGSVEVVPGDNMVNAFLNSLAVAIPSTVIPILIAAFAAYAFAWMKFPGRRSMFIMVVALLVVPLQIALVPILRDYRALNLNGTFLAIWLAHTGFGLALATYLLYNYISSLPRDILESAFIDGASHFTVFTTLVLPLSVPALASFAIFQFLWVWNDYLVALIFLGGNPEFELVTQRMAAIVGARGQDWHLLTAGAFVSMILPLTVFFTLQRFFVRGLLAGSVKG
- the treS gene encoding maltose alpha-D-glucosyltransferase — its product is MTNNLWYKNAVFYEISVRAFKDSNGDGRGDLRGLTQKLDYLQTLGVDCIWIMPIYPSPLRDDGYDIADYYSVDPAYGSLDDLKVLIEAAHQRNIRLIMDLVLNHTSDAHPWFQAARSDRNSPYRDYYVWSDTNEKYKDARIIFVDTETSNWTWDAQAGQYFWHRFYSTQPDLNFDNPKVRDEMLNVARFWLDMGIDGFRADAVPYLFEREGTNCENLPETHVYLKTLRAFMNEHYPGRILLCEANQWPEDVRPYFGNGDEFHMGFHFPIMPRIYMAIKKGLYEDMAQIMRRTPSIPENCQWCTFLRNHDELTLEMVTEEERQWMWKEYAPEPRMKLNLGIRRRLAPLLDNDRRKIELANSLLFTLPGAPIIYYGDEIGMGDNLDLPDRNGVRTPMQWNDSLNAGFTLAEPFTEPVRGSMGYELINVASQLKDPNSLFHTLQKMISLRKKHAAFGGSEMQWVETGNPAVAVYVREHGGDVMLIFNNLSGSNQCVDIPLDFRMPCIDLFTGRSQSLTETLEIAPYAYHWMQMQR
- a CDS encoding carbohydrate ABC transporter substrate-binding protein, with the translated sequence MKKVLWQVLALTLAASLLLAACGTPAPTEVPATEVDFPYPAGGALEEALKGSYSGTTVTVDGAFEGNDPDGVKFAESVKAFEEATGITVNYIGNKEFEATISVRVDAGDAPDIVDFPQPGKAAQFVAGGDIVPVSEYLSDEWLTQQYNQSWRDMVTFDGAEMGIFHRFNGKSLVWYPKKAWDAAGYEIPETWEELMALNQQIADDGDTPWCIGVESGAATGWAATDWTEEMMLRTTSLENYDAWVAGELSFDSPEVKKAIETWSELWFNDAYVYGGRSSIVTTFFGDSPAPMFEDPPQCWMHKQGNFITGFFPEGTVAGEDYGFFYFPPVDPAYGKPFLVAGDSMYMFNDRPEVRALMEYFTVPESASGWLQGGGALAAHQTVTPDMYGVELEKGIAELVAQATSFRFDGSDLMPGEVGAGSFWEHISSYVAGSEDLDTAMKAIDATWPK
- a CDS encoding beta-glucosidase, translated to MRILNFPKDFLWGAAASAYQIEGAYNADGKGESIWDRFTRWEAHILNGDNGDVACDHYRRYKEDVAIIKSLGIPCYGFTIAWARILPQGRGTVNKKGLDFYSRLVDELLNAGILPKGTLFHWDLPQALQDLGGWTSRDTADYFADYARIVFDHLADRVKLWATHNEPWVAAFLGHAQGLHAPGICDYSQAYQAAHHLLLSHGKAVQVYRQGGHDGKIGFILNLNGLIPASDSKEDVAATQRVHDETHALFLDPVFKGTYPQALFDYIGVHQPKVHANDLDIIHQPIDFFGLNHYNTDLVSFDLFGGLNKARLTPYSAAGWGRTEMNWGIHPMGLKNEVMYLKENYGNPVLYLTENGCAMPDAPNPEGFVEDWDRIRFLQAHLQALHEAIQEGANVHGYFVWSIFDNFEWERGYSKRFGLVRVDFETLKRTPKQSAYWFGEVIRQNSITV